In Arcobacter sp. CECT 8983, the DNA window ATTTCTACAGATAAAGCTGTACGACCTACAAATGTTATGGGAACTACAAAGCGTATTTGTGAATTGTATGCACAGAATATAAATACAGAAGAAAACACTGAAATAGTAGCTGTAAGATTTGGAAATGTTTTAGGAAGTAGTGGAAGTGTCATTCCTAAGTTTAAATCACAAATTGAAAAAGGTGGTCCTATTACTGTAACACATCCTGATATTACAAGATATTTTATGCTTATTCCAGAAGCTTGTGAGCTTGTACTTCAAGCAGCTAGTATAGGAAAAGGTGGAGAGATATTTATTCTTGATATGGGTGAACCAATTAAGATTGTAGATTTAGCTAAAAATATGATTGAATTAAGTGGAAGAAAAGAGATTCAAATAGAGTATTGCGGTTTAAGACCTGGTGAAAAGCTTTATGAAGAGCTTTTAATCAATGATAGCGATATGAAAACACAATATGAATCAATCACAGTAGCAAGCCCTACAAAATATGATATTAAGAAACTAAATCAAGATATAGCAGAGCTTTTAGTTTGTGAAGATAAAATAGCCAAACTAAAAGAGATAGTACCAGAGTTTGACCATAAATTAAACTGATTTAGAATCTAATTAAAATTTTGCTAAAATAGTATCTTTTAAATTAAAGAGAGAATACTATTATGAAATATACAAATATAAATTTTAATAACAAAACAATACTTATCACAGGAGCAGCAGGTTTTATTGGTTCAAGCTTGTGCTTCTACTTTCAAGAAAACTATCCAGATGCAGAAATCATTGCCTTAGATTGCTTTAGAAGTGGAGAGACTTTTTCAAATGGAAACTTAAAAAGCTTTGGACACTTTAAAAACCTTTTAGGATTTAATGGACAAGTAATAAGTGGTGATATAAATGACAAAAAATTACTAAAAGAGCTTGAAATAAACTTCAACTTTGATTATATATTCCATCAAGCAGCAATCTCTGACACTACAGTTTCTGAACAAGACTTAATGGTCCAAACAAATGTAAATGCATATGAAGACTTATTAAAAATTGCAATTGCTCACGGTGCAAATATGATTTATGCAAGTTCAGCTGCAACATATGGTGATAGCGATAGATTTGAAGTAGGGTTTGAACAACCAAACAATGCATATGGATTCTCAAAAGTTATGATGGATAACATCTCATACAAATACATCAAAAAAGGTGTAGATATCTCAATTGTAGGACTAAAGTATTTTAATGTATATGGTCCAAGAGAATTCTTTAAAAATAAAACTGCTTCTATGGTAGTTCAATTTGGACACCAAATTTTAAATGGACAAATACCAAAACTATTTGAAGGTAGTGATAAAATCTTAAGAGACTTTATTTATATTGAAGATGTAGTGCAAGCAAATATAAAAGCTTGTGCAGCAAAACAAAGTGGTGTTTATAATGTAGGTACTGGATGTGCAAGAAGTTTTGAAGATATTGTAAATATTTTACAAAAAGAGTTAGAAATTGACAATGGCAAAGAGTATATTCCAAATCCATTTGTAGGTTCTTATCAGTTCTTCACTGAAGCAAATATTGAATTTACAAAAGAAAATCTAGACTATGAGCCGAGTTTTTCTATGGAAGAGGGAATTAAAGCATACCTTCCAGAAATAAAAAGACTGTTTGAAACAGAAGTAAAAAAAGGTTAATCATTGGAAAATATTCAAAAACTAGCTTCAAACTATCAGCCAAAAATATTAGTAATTGGTGACTTGATGATTGATGAGTATCTTTGGGGAACTTGTGATAGAATCTCTCCAGAAGCTCCTGTACAAGTAGTTGATATTAAAAAAGAGACAAAGGTTTTAGGTGGAGCAGGAAATGTTATAAGCAATCTTGTAGCACTTGGAAGTGAAGTTTCTGTTATGTCAGTTATTGGTAATGATGAAGCAGGTCATGAAGTAAAATCAATGCTTGACAAACAAGGAGTAAAATCTTTTTTAGTTGAGCAAAGTGGAAGAAAAACTTCAAGAAAAACAAGACTTATGGCTTCTCATTCTCAAGTAGTAAGATATGACAAAGAGAGTAAGAACTCTATTTCAACAAGTAGTGTAAAAGCTATTTTTGATAAATTACAAGAAAAAATTACTAGCTATGATACGATTTTATTATCTGATTATAATAAAGGAGTGTTAACACGTGAACTTCTAGAAAAAATTATTCCTTATGCAAATAAATATAATAAAAAAGTTTTAGTAGACCCAAAAGGAAGTGACTTCTCAAAGTATAATGGAGCATATCTTTTAACTCCAAATAAAAAAGAAGCACAATTAGCTTCTGGTATAGAAATTGAAAATGATGATACTTTAAAAAAAGCCCTTGAAAAACTAAAAACTGATGCAAACCTTGGAGTTTCTCTTATAACTTTAAGTGAAAATGGAATTGCTATTTTAAAAGATGATGAGGTAATAGTAAAACCAACAGTTGCAAGGGAAGTTTATGATGTAACAGGTGCTGGAGATACTGTTCTTGCTTCATTAGGTTTTGCTCTAAGTTTAAATTGTGAAATTGAGACTTGTTTAGAGTTTGCAAACTTAGCTGCTGGAGTTGTAGTTAGTAAAATTGGAAGTGCAACTGCTACTTTAGATGAAATTGAAGAGTATCAAACAAGCTTAAATAAAAGTTCAATTGAACTTCACATAAAATCAAAAGAAGATATAGCAAAGATATCTACAAGATTAAAAGCTCAAGGTAAAAAAGTAGTATTTACAAATGGTTGCTTTGATATTTTACACAGAGGTCATGTAAGTTATTTAAATGTAGCAAAATCTTTTGGTGATGTTTTAATTTTAGGACTTAACTCAGATGCTAGTGTGAAAAGACTTAAAGGTGAAAATAGACCAATAAATAATGAAGAAGATAGAGCATATATTTTATCTGCTTTAGAGTGTATTGATTATGTTGTTATCTTTGATGAAGATACTCCTTATGATCTTATAAAAGTAGTAGAGCCTGATATTTTAGTTAAAGGCGCAGATTATGAAGGTAAAGAAGTAGTAGGAAGTGATATTGCAAAACAAACAAAACTTGTTGAATTTGTTGATGGAAAAAGTACTACAAAAACAATAGAAAAAATTCAAGGGGCAAATTAGAATGAAAACTGTTATTGAAAATGAATTTGAAGCTCATTTAGAAACTATTTTAAAAGTTAAAGAAACTATGGTTGAACCATTACAAAAAGCTGCAGCCTTAATAGTTGAAACACTTAAAAATGGAAATAAAGTATTATTCTTTGGAAATGGTGGAAGTGCAGCAGACGCACAACATATTGCAGCAGAATTATCTGGAAGATACAAAACAGAAAGACGTGGACTTCCTGGTATTGCTCTTACAACTGATACTTCAGCTTTAACTGCTATTGGAAATGACTATGGTTATGATAGAGTTTTTGATAGACAAGTTGAAGCACTAGCTCAAAAAGGGGATTTACTTTTTGGTATTTCTACTTCTGGAAACTCTAAAAATGTTATAAATGCCTTTAAAGTAGGGCAAGAAATTGGTTGCAAAATTGTTGGTATGTCAGGACGTGATGGGGGAGCTATGAACGATTATTGTGATGTAAATTTAATTGTTCCTTCAAATGATACTCCAAGAATCCAAGAGATGCATATTCTTTTTGGTCATACAATTTGCCAAATAATAGATAATGAGTTATCATAAAATGCTTACTATAAACTATAAGACAAGAAATTCTCTTATAAGTAAACTTCTTGAAAAAGAAAATATAAAAGAAGTAAAAAAGCCATCTTTCTTTTCAAAACTTTTTGGAAAGAAAGAGTTTGCAGATATCTATTTTCATAGTGGAAATTTGGATGAACAATCCTTAGAAAATATTAAAAAAGCAAAAAAAGTTTTTGTAAACTCTCAAACTGTGCACCATGAATTACTTAAAAAATTTCAAGAAAATCTTGATAAGGTAGAAGTTTTATATCCAAGTGTAAATGTTGAGTATAAAAAACCAAAAGAAGTTAAATTAGCTTTTTGTGAAAAACAAAATATTGACCCTAAAAAGAAGATTGTTTTTTTTACAGCTAAGAATTTCAAAACTTCAGGTGTAAAAGAGTTTATTTCTATTGTTTTACAATTAAGTAGTGAAAATTACATAGCAGTAATAGAAGGTGATAAAAAGCAAATCACAAACTTAAGATTTCAATTATCAAAAATAAATGTAGAAGATAAGATTCTTTTATTAGAAGATTATGCAAATAAAGATGACCTTTTCTTAGCAAGTGATATTTTTATCTTACCTACATATAGTAAGAACTTTGCTTCAAACATCTTAAAAGCAATGTATTGTAAGTGTGCTGTTTTTGTAACTGCGTCAAATCCTGCAAAAGAGTTAGTTGATATTTTCTCTATGATGGAAAGTCCAGATGATAGAAGTATGCAGTTTAAAGTAGAAGCTTTACTTCAAAATAAAAATGATTTAAAACTAATAAAAAAACAAAATAGAAAAATAGCCAAAGAGTACTCTTTAGCTAATGCTTTAATAAAAGTTGAAAAAAGTATTTCTACTTTATAATCAATCCTTTCTAACTCTTAAAAATGAAGCAAACTTCGGTTTGCCATTTTTAGTAAAACCATAATATTTAAAACTAACTATTGTTCCTACTTTAAAAGATTTTTCTCTTTGTACTTTTGTAAAACCAGTTCCTAGATTAAATGTTGTTCCATTTTCTAATTTTACTTTTAAACTTTTAAGCACTCCTGTTTTTTTAGACATGTTTATACCTATAACTTCTCCTTCCATATCTGAAAAGTTTTTTACTTTTAGTATATTTGAACTTCTTCCACAAAAATAGTTCAAAGTAGGATTTTTTACTATTACACCTTCACCTTTTTTATTTGTAACTTCTTCCATAAATTTTTTTAAATGAGTTTTATCTTTTATTTTAATTTGTTTGATTACTTTTATATGTTGCAGTTTCTCTTTTTCTATATATTTTTGTACCAACTGTAATCTTGAAAGGAAATCTCCTTTTTGATGTGGTACTTCAAATATATTATATGTTATTTCCTTCCATTTCTTTGATGGTTTTTTATCCATTACGATACTTTGGATATTTTCAAAATCATCTCTTTTTGTCCACAACTCTCCATCAAGTTCAAAATCAGGTAAGTTTTTTATAAACCATTTAGGAGCATGGATTTTATTTCCTTTTCTTGTTAAAAGCTCTTTTGTGTTCCAGTAAGCTCTTATTCCATCAAGTTTTTCACTCATTACCCAATTTTTTATGTTATCATGTTGTTCATATTTTTTTGCCTTTTGTAAATCAAGGCCAAAAATAAAACTATTTAATATTAGTATTAAAAATAATTTGTTCATGCTAAACCTTTAAATAATAAAAAATATTATAATTATATGCCTTTAAAAAAAATTAAAGATTAAAGTATTGTTTAAACCAAACTTAAGAACAAAAGGGTATAATACGCGAATATTTTTCACTAAAAAAAATTAAGGAAAGAAAATGTCAAGAAGATGCGCTGTATCAGGAAAAGGACCTATGGTTGGAAACAACG includes these proteins:
- a CDS encoding DNA ligase, which codes for MNKLFLILILNSFIFGLDLQKAKKYEQHDNIKNWVMSEKLDGIRAYWNTKELLTRKGNKIHAPKWFIKNLPDFELDGELWTKRDDFENIQSIVMDKKPSKKWKEITYNIFEVPHQKGDFLSRLQLVQKYIEKEKLQHIKVIKQIKIKDKTHLKKFMEEVTNKKGEGVIVKNPTLNYFCGRSSNILKVKNFSDMEGEVIGINMSKKTGVLKSLKVKLENGTTFNLGTGFTKVQREKSFKVGTIVSFKYYGFTKNGKPKFASFLRVRKD
- a CDS encoding glycosyltransferase → MSYHKMLTINYKTRNSLISKLLEKENIKEVKKPSFFSKLFGKKEFADIYFHSGNLDEQSLENIKKAKKVFVNSQTVHHELLKKFQENLDKVEVLYPSVNVEYKKPKEVKLAFCEKQNIDPKKKIVFFTAKNFKTSGVKEFISIVLQLSSENYIAVIEGDKKQITNLRFQLSKINVEDKILLLEDYANKDDLFLASDIFILPTYSKNFASNILKAMYCKCAVFVTASNPAKELVDIFSMMESPDDRSMQFKVEALLQNKNDLKLIKKQNRKIAKEYSLANALIKVEKSISTL
- the rfaD gene encoding ADP-glyceromanno-heptose 6-epimerase produces the protein MKYTNINFNNKTILITGAAGFIGSSLCFYFQENYPDAEIIALDCFRSGETFSNGNLKSFGHFKNLLGFNGQVISGDINDKKLLKELEINFNFDYIFHQAAISDTTVSEQDLMVQTNVNAYEDLLKIAIAHGANMIYASSAATYGDSDRFEVGFEQPNNAYGFSKVMMDNISYKYIKKGVDISIVGLKYFNVYGPREFFKNKTASMVVQFGHQILNGQIPKLFEGSDKILRDFIYIEDVVQANIKACAAKQSGVYNVGTGCARSFEDIVNILQKELEIDNGKEYIPNPFVGSYQFFTEANIEFTKENLDYEPSFSMEEGIKAYLPEIKRLFETEVKKG
- the rfaE1 gene encoding D-glycero-beta-D-manno-heptose-7-phosphate kinase gives rise to the protein MENIQKLASNYQPKILVIGDLMIDEYLWGTCDRISPEAPVQVVDIKKETKVLGGAGNVISNLVALGSEVSVMSVIGNDEAGHEVKSMLDKQGVKSFLVEQSGRKTSRKTRLMASHSQVVRYDKESKNSISTSSVKAIFDKLQEKITSYDTILLSDYNKGVLTRELLEKIIPYANKYNKKVLVDPKGSDFSKYNGAYLLTPNKKEAQLASGIEIENDDTLKKALEKLKTDANLGVSLITLSENGIAILKDDEVIVKPTVAREVYDVTGAGDTVLASLGFALSLNCEIETCLEFANLAAGVVVSKIGSATATLDEIEEYQTSLNKSSIELHIKSKEDIAKISTRLKAQGKKVVFTNGCFDILHRGHVSYLNVAKSFGDVLILGLNSDASVKRLKGENRPINNEEDRAYILSALECIDYVVIFDEDTPYDLIKVVEPDILVKGADYEGKEVVGSDIAKQTKLVEFVDGKSTTKTIEKIQGAN
- the gmhA gene encoding D-sedoheptulose 7-phosphate isomerase; its protein translation is MKTVIENEFEAHLETILKVKETMVEPLQKAAALIVETLKNGNKVLFFGNGGSAADAQHIAAELSGRYKTERRGLPGIALTTDTSALTAIGNDYGYDRVFDRQVEALAQKGDLLFGISTSGNSKNVINAFKVGQEIGCKIVGMSGRDGGAMNDYCDVNLIVPSNDTPRIQEMHILFGHTICQIIDNELS